The Chitinivorax sp. B DNA window GCAGCCTGCCCGGCTCGGAAGGTGGCGATTTTGTGTTTGAACTGCCGGCAGAGACGGAGTTTTTGAATGCGGACACCCGCCAGTTGTCTGGCGACGCGATTGCGATGAACACCAAGCTGGAAGCGCAAATACCTGTCCCGGCAGCAACCAAAGCCACTTCAGAACCGAAGAAAGCGGAACCGGTGGTAGTGAAGGATCTGCAAGGCAACGAGCAGAAAATCGTGCCGCCACCCGCTGCATCCCTGTCCATACGCCAACAGGCACAACGTGCCAATGATCGTGGCTTGCAGTTGTTCAAGGAAAAACGGTATACCGAAGCAGAAACCCAATTTACCGAAGCCCTGAAACTGCGCCCGGACTTTGCCTTGGCCGCCAATAACCTGGGTTATGTGTATTACAAACAGGATAAATTTGCCGAAGCGGCCCGCTGGTTCGAAAACACGGTGAAGATGGACCCATCCCGTGCCGTTGCCTACCTGAACCTGGGTGATGCCTACACCAGGGCCAATGATACTGACAAGGCAGGTAAAGCTTACCGTACCTATCTGGCTCTGCTGCCTAACGGGCCTGCAGCGGCGTATGTAAAGCAGCAGTTGGAAAAGAACTGATCTTGTTGACCCTGCCGGGTTGCGCCATATCAAAACAAGGTGCAACCCGGTATGCTGAAATATCGGCACCGATAATCACACCGCCAGCACCACAAGACGGGTAGCACGTTCCACCACACAACTCATGACAATCAATCGGGTGCCTCAACGCCCATTCATTCAGGGAGTGTTGTCGATGCGAAAATTGATGGGATTGCTGCTGGCCAGTGGCTTGTGCCTGCCAACCAATGCGATGGAACCCGTGCCCGATGCGGAACTGGCAAATCGTACCGGCCAAGTACCCCCACCGGGTGCCGACCCGCAGTTGATGCGCGATATTCAAGGTCTGCGCGACATCCTGAAGGACGTCATTGCGGCTGATGTCTCCATCAATGGCCAACCAGGCAAATTGTCTGATCTGATCAAAGTGGATACCGTCGACGGCAAGCTACATTATGTCTGGAACCCCGCAGTCCAAAGCTTTCGGCTGGACAACATCCGTGTTGGTGGCAAGCCGGGCAATGCCTCATTCGGTGCGGTACAAGTGGATGGGATCAATGTACAAATGGATGCCTGGGTACATCAGCGAGACAAGTGACCACGCGGCTACAGCACCATCTCCCCTGCCCCGAGGTATGCTACCCGACCACCGACATAGATATGGCGTGCTTGGTCGACCTCCAACCGGATGGTGCTAAGGCGGTTGATGGTGTGTCCTTGGCGGATATCCAGCCGGATTGGACGCGGCACGCCATTGGCCAGCAGCCACCCCCCCAGATTGGCACACGCTGAACCGGTGCCATGGTCTTCAATCAAACTACCACGATCGGTATGGAAGAAACGGACGCTGACCAGTGCCTCATCCCGATACCACACATACACAGCAGCGTGCCCACTTCGATTGGCTGCAAACTGTTCCAGCACATGGGCCTTGGGTGCACAACGCATGACTGCGTCGCGATTTGCCAACGGGATGATCAATTGTTCAGCCCCAGTACTGACGAACAACGCCGTCCCGGCAATATCACGCACATGCAGGCCCAAAATGGTCGCCAGCTGTACCGGCGTCAGGTTGCAGGCACGATAGGTAGGTGTTTTGGCCTGAAAAGTCCAGATTTCGTTTTCATACCAGACGGGGATGACGCCAATATTGGTTTCCAACGCCACACGCTGGTTTACCTGCTGGCGGATCACATTCAACACATGGGCCGTCCCCAACGTGGGGTGCCCACCAAACAATGTCTCTGTAGTGGCATTGAAAATCCGGATACGGGCATCAGCCTGTTGTGTAGGCGGCAAGACAAACGCCACCTCCGGTAGATTGAATTGGCGTGCCACCGCTTGCATGGTGGCGTCATCCAGCCCTTGCGCGTCTTCGAATACTGCCAGTGGATTGCCGGATAGCGGCGTTTCTGCAAATACGTTGACCAAGTGGAAACGGTAGTTTGTCATGGTCGGGCCTATATCCTGATCTCGCCAGCGCCCTGGCGCATGACTCGGCCACCGACAAACACGCGGCCTTGTTCGTCCACTTCCAGATAGATACGACAAGGCCGGCCGATTTGCTCACCCTGAACAATCACTGTCCGGGTCGGAACCTGCTTGTGGGCATATAACCAGCCCCCCAGGTTAGCTGCGGCCGAGCCGGTACCTGGGTCTTCAATCATCATGCCATTGACGATGGCGAAAAAGCGGGCCGTAATCTGTTCGCGGTCGCGATGCCACACATACAATTTGGCGAGACCAGCCCGGTTCACTGCATGTTGCAGCATTTCATCCGGCCGAGGCTGACAACGTGCCACCGCCTCACGGCTGCCAACGCGAATCAACAACTGCTCATTGCCCGAATCCACAAAAAAGGAATTCGCTTTCAGATCTGTCACGGGCAACGATAGCATCTGGGCCAGCTGGGTAATCGATGCCGTAGGACGGCGCAAGGTGGCAGCCCGCACCTGCAAGGACCATCGGCCATCACGAAACCACATGGGCACAATTGCAGCCCGCGTTTCCAGCGTCATCAAATCCAGACCGCCATTCAGCTGGCTGACCACCTCTGCAGAACCCAGCACAGGATGGCCAGCAAACGGCAGCTCGCCCCCTGGTGTAAAAATACGTACCTTGGCATGCGCCTTGTCACTGTGCTGAATGAACGTTGTTTCGGATAGATTCATCTGTTGTGCCAACGCCAGCATCAGCTCATCGCTCATTTCGTAAGCGTACTCGAACACCGCCAATGCGTTGCCCGTCAATGGTGCTTCAGCGAATACGTTTACGATATGGTAACGGTAAGTCAACATAGGTCGACTGTGTTCCTTCAACTCAAACGACTGAGATCAAATGATTTAATTACGCGGCCAAAGCATGCTTTGACATAGGTGGGGGTGAATCACGCAGGAACTGCAAGGCACCTCGAAAAACCTCATTGTTGTCGTCATATCACGTTGCTCATGAAAAATACGTCCCGACATACCCATTGTATGTGGCATCAGCGCTGTTCACTTAAGCTTTGTCCTGACTGATAACGATTGGATGGCGAAGCACCCACGAGACGACCGACGGCAAACACGCATCTTGTATGCGTTGTAGTCGTCGCCGAATCGGGCTTCCAGTGCTATTTCCTCAAGCGGTAGCTGATAGCAGCCGAGATACGTCACTGCCGGTAGTCACCAGCCCCCTCAAACAAAGGCACAGCCAACTGTCACGCCGGTGACAGTGGCCGCAGCCTTGTCGCTGTCCGTCTGCAATAAAGGAACATGCTATGTCTTATCAACCTGCACGGTCTTTCAGCGCGGCCAACAGTTTACTGTGCACGCCACCAAAACCGCCGTTACTCATCACCAGCACATGATCCCCAGGACGAGCCACCGCCACAACTGCAGTCACCAGGGCATCCAGCTCATCAAAAGTAGCGGCTCGTGCCCCCATCGGAGCCAGTGCCGATGCCACATCCCACCCCAGATTGGCCCCGTAACAGAAGGTCATGTCTGCATCGCGTAAGCTGGCCGGTAGCTGGTCTTTCATGGTGCCTAACTTCATGGTGTTGGAGCGTGGCTCCAACACCGCCAGAATGCGGGCTGCACCCACCTTGCGACGTAGACCGGCAACCGTGGTATCAATCGCAGTTGGGTGGTGAGCAAAATCATCATAAACCGTGACACCATCTTCAACACCCCGTACTTCCATGCGTCGTTTCACGTTCTGAAACTGCGCCAATGCAGCAATGCCCTGCTCCACTGGAACACCCACATGGCGAGCAGCAGCCAGCGCAGCCAAGGCATTGAGCTGGTTATGCTCTCCCAACAACGCCCACTGTAATCGCCCCTGTAACCGGCCATCCAGCATCACATCAAACCCGTCATCATAAGCGGTACCAATCTGCCAACCCTGTTGGCCACCAAAGCGCTCTGTCGGCGTCCAGCATCCTCGCTGCAACACACGATCCAGGCTCGCTTCCTTGCCATTGGCTACAATCAACCCTTGACCAGGAATTGTACGAACCAGATGGTGGAATTGGGTTTCAATGGCCTGCAGATCCGGGAAGATATCGGCATGGTCGTATTCCAGGTTGTTCAGGATGGCGGTACGCGGGTGGTAGTGAACAAACTTCGAGCGCTTGTCGAAAAAGGCCGTATCGTACTCGTCCGCCTCAATCACGAAGAAAGGGCTGCGGCCGCCCGGCTCTTGCACTGGCTCACCCGGCAAACGTGCCGACAGGCCAAAGTTTTGCGGAATGCCACCAATCAGGAACCCTGGCGCAAAGCCGGCATATTCCAAGATCCACGCCAACATAGAAGAAGTCGTGGTTTTGCCATGTGTGCCGGCAACTGCCAGTACCCATTTGTCCTGCAATACCTGCTCTGCCAACCATTGCGGACCGGAGATATACGGCAACCCACGGTTCAGAATAGCTTCCATTAACGGATTGCCACGTGTCACCACGTTACCGATGACGAATACATCCGGGTTCAAGTCCAATTGCGACGCATCAAACCCTTGAATCAGCTCGATACCTTGCGCTTCAAGTTGGGTGCTCATCGGTGGATACACATTGGCATCACACCCGGTGACCCGAAAACCGGCTTGTTTGGCAATGACGGCTATGCCGCCCATGAACGTACCGCAAATACCTAGAATATGGATATGCATGAGACCAACTGGCATGAATGCCGGGCAAGGCAAGGTTGAGCATGTTGAATGTGATTCGAATCACAGCATCATGACTCAACCATGTACGCGCCCGACGGGTGAGCAACAATGTCCAGGCTTTGTTGACAGTAAACGGGCCGAATCGTTTTCAGGGGCAAAAACCCAACGAACCCACCCGGATTGCGTACCATTAGCAAAGCTCAGCGAAGCGGTTCTGGTTAAACGTATGGCAAGTCTGCGCAACACCACCAGAAGGGTTTGTTAATGGTACTAAGAACCTGTTCAAAGTCTGTGATGAGCAGCCACCAGCAGGATGATGCGCAGCGCAAAAACCGGCGTGTCTGTGTGATACACGAGGATTTTGAGCCGCACATGCGCCCCGATCGTGGTCGCGCAAAAAGACCTTGAACAGGTTCTAAATGCAACAAAGCTTAATTATCCGGTATCCGCCGCGCCAAGCAAAGCACGCCGATTGATCTGACATGACTGTTTTGCTTCATACGCAGGCCTTTGCCTATAATCTCTGGGCAGGCAGGTTGCCTCAACTGGGCTTTGACCTGCAGCCTCCTACCACGTTCAGAGCCCGTAGTAATGCGACTTCATGTGGCAAACCAACCACGTTACGACGCTCAACCTAACTCTGCCCATGGCCTCCAGACTCAGCTCACCTGCCGATATCGCCTGCATGGTCCTCAAACGCTTAGCCGACCTGGGTTTGCCACCTACACCGCAAAACCATGCCAAGTTCTACAACGATATTGCTGGTATCACCCAGACTGCCGGCAAGCCCGACGCTACGTCCAGTGACCTGCAACTGGTAGCCAAGGTACGGCATGTAGTGGAAGATGCTGCCGACTCCACTGGCAATCTGGCAGATCTGATCCGCAATCACAACGACGGCATCAAGACATCACTGGACACATTGCAACAACCCCAAGACACCCCCGAAGTGGTGCGCCTGCTGCAATCCATCATCCGTACAGCATCCAGCATGCACCACACGGTTGAAGACAGTCATGGCAATCTGTGCCAACTCACCACGGCGCTTCATCTGATGCGTGATGATATTGCTGCCAGTCGCCACGCACTGGAACACAATCCATTGACTGGGCACAAAATCACCAAGGATTGGATTTGCTTTTGAATCGAGAGGTTACCAAGTGCCAACAGAACAACAGCAGATTGACCATTGCATTGATTGATCTCGACTTCTTCAAACACATCAATGACAAGTTCGGCCATACCATAGGGGATAAGGTACTGATTCATGTCAGCAACATCACCAAGGCGGTGCTGCGTAATCACGATATTCTGGTACGTTATGGGGGTGAGGAATTTCTCGTGTTGCTCCCGGATACCGATTTAAACGGTGCTCAATACCTGCTGGAAAGATTGCATCAGGTGTTCCGCAACAATGCCATGTTGAGCGAAGGTAAACGCATCGAAATCAGTTTCAGCACGGGGTTGGCCCAATTGGGTGCAGGTGAAAATGGTCATGCGTTGATCCTGCGTGCGGATCAGGCGATGTACGCCGCCAAAAGCGCAGGCCGCAATACAGTTGTCATCGCACCAGATCAAGCTTCTACAACAGGATGACCCAATCTGCCACCAACAAACGTATTCCAGTCAATCTGATCACCGGTTTTCTGGGTAGCGGCAAAACCACGCTGATCCGCCATTTACTGCACCAGTGTCCCCCTGATGAACACTGGGCAGTACTGGTCAACGAATTTGGCAAGATAGGTATTGACGGTGCACTGCTGGCCCAACCGGGCATCAGCATCAAGCAGGTTCCTGGCGGTTGCATCTGCTGTGTCAGCAGCCCAATGTTCCGTACTGGATTGAACAACCTGATTCGGCAGGCCAAACCTGATCGTATTCTGATTGAACCTTCCGGGCTTGCCCATCCGGCCGCGATACAAACCATGCTGCAAGATGCCAGCTATCGTCAAACGTTACAATTGGGCGCCACATTGGCATTAATCGACCCCACCAGCCTACGAGATGGACGCATCTACCATCATCCCTTGTTAAAAGATCAACTGAATGCCGCTGATTTCATCATTGCCAGCAAAACAGACCAAGCCACTGAAGATGACTGGATCGTTTTGCAGCACTACTTGGCAACAATGCAACCACCACGGCAAATCAGCACAGCCATTCAACACGGTCGACTGGATATAGTCTGGCTGGACAAACCTGGCAATCTGCCTTTTCCCCGCCCAGCACCATCAAGCCCTCACCGACCAACCATTGCCCCAGCCCCCCAAAAGGCAGGTTATGGCATGCACCACCAGCGCAGTGCAGATGGTATCGCGCTTGGCTGGCGCTGGCCGCCCGCAAGACAGTTTGACCTTTCGACCATGCTTGCCTGGCTCGACACCCAGTTCGCCCTCGGCTGTCTGCGTGCCAAAGGCATTCTTCATACCAACGAAGGTTGGATTGCTATCAACCACACAGCACGAGAACGCCATCAAACCACCAGTGAATGGCAACAAGACAGCAGGTTGGAGCTCATCTATCCTCCGGATCATTCAATCGACATCGAACAGCTTGAAACTACATTGGCGCAGATATAAAGGCATCAAACCATCTCTTCTGCATACTGGTGAAATGCCTCGATTACATTTTCCCCTCAACTCCACGGTATTCAGTACTTTGCAACAACCGATCCACCGACCAACTGCTTGATCCAGTGGATCATCCAACTTGCATTTCGCCCATTCGATCATCACAATACGACAATTAAATATTTAGTTTCCATTATCCCTATGTCGTTCTCCTTGCCCGCCATCGGCAGCCTGGTCAGCCCGTTGCTGACCGCTGAACTCGACACCCTCCACCAGTTGCTCTCCCGCCCCGAACTCTCCCAACATGCCCGCCTGATCCGCATCGAGGGCACCCCGATGCCGGTGGTGGTGGAGCGCTTCGTGTGCTGGGAAGGCGTCAATCAGCTGGGGCGGATCGAAGTGGATGTGCTGATCGACCAGCTGCTGATCAAGCCAGCAGACTGGTTGGGGCAAGAACTGACCTTGACGCTGATGGACGCCAGCGGCCAGCCTCATGCCCGACATGGCTGTGTGGGCAGCCTGCACGAACTGGGCAACGATGGCGGGGTGGGACGGTTGCGGCTGACCCTGTACCCCTGGTTCGCCTGGCTGGCCTCCCGTCACGATTGCTGGCTGTTCCAGAACAAAACCGTGTTGGACATCGTAGGCGAGGTGTTGAAGGACTACCCCTGCGCCAACTGGCAGGCCAGTGTCAGTCAACCGTTACGCACCCGCAGCCTGTGCGTGCAGTATCAGGAAAGTGACTATGCCTTCCTCAGCCGCCTACTGGCCGATGAAGGATTGAGTTTCCACTTTGAACACGCCGCCGATAGCAGCAGCGAGCGTGCCTCAGCACAGACTGCCCAATCACCTGCCTCGCAGTGCAGCTTACGCATCACCGATCAGCACGCCGATTGGCCAGACTGTACCGCCTCCCCCCTTCGCTTCGGTCGCGTTGCCGCAACGTTGGCAGATGACCGCTTCACCCGATTTGAAGCCACCCAACGTGTCGCGCCGGCCAGTGTCGTGGTCAGCAGCTGGGATTATGATCAATTGCATGCGCCTGTAGGGCAAGCCGAGGCCACCCTCCTTGCCGGGCAGCAACCACTGCTACAGGATTACGATGGCAGTGGTGCCTACCGGTTTGACGATGCCGACCATGCCCAACGCATCGCCCAACTGCGCCAACTTACCCATGCAGCACGCGCCCAGGCGCTGACTGGCGAAGGGGCAGTACGGGCATTGCGCCCCGGTCAGCAGTTCGAATTGATTGAGCATGCCACCTTGAACGGCCGGTATCGGGTTCTGGAAATCATCCATGAAGGGGCCAACAACCTGAACACCGGCCTGCGTGAACTATTCAGCAGCACCGGTGTTGAACGGGGCAGTTACCGCCATCAACTGGTGTGCCTGCCCGCCACCCTGCCGGCCATGCCCGCACCGTTACCCAAACCCACCGCCTATCTGCAATCTGCCATCGTGGTCGGGGTGGCGGATGACACCCTGACCTCAGATCGCGAACACCGCGTCAAACTGCAATTCCCCTGGCAGCGTGGTGAACGTGCCCTGGCCGGTGGTCTGGCCCACCCGGCAGGCAACAATGCCCCCAAGAACGAACAGGCCATCACTTGGGTGCGGGTGGCCGAATGGTTGGCCGGCCCCAATTGGGGGAGTCAATTTACCCCGAGAATGGGTGATGAAGTGATGGTCGACTTCATCGAAGGCGATCCCGACCGGCCGGTGATCATTGGCAGTCTGTATAACGAACAGGATCTGCCGCCATTCAGTGCCGGGGTCGACGCCAGTGCCAACCATCCGGGTACGCTGTCCGGTTATCACAGCCGTAATCTGTCTGGCAGTGGCTATAACCGCTGGGTGCTGGACGACACCCCCGGCCAGCTGCGGACCCAACTCGCCAGCAGTCAGCTTGCCAGTGAGCTCAACCTCGGCTACCTGATTCAGCAACCCGCCCATAGCGGGTGGCGTGGTGCCTACCGTGGCAGTGGCTTCGAACTGCGCACCGATGGTTGGGGGACCTTGCGTGGTCATCAAGGTATCCTGCTCAGCACCCATGCCCGACCCCAAGCCGGCAGCACGCAGTTGGACACCGCCGAAACCCAAGCCACCCTGACCGCCACCGAGACCTTGCTCAAGCAATTGGATCAAACCGCAACCACCCATCACGCACTGCCGTTGACCAGTCGCACCAGTACCGAGCGACTGCACCAACAACTCGGCCACTACGTGGGTGCCGTTAATGGCCAGCCGGCCCAGCAACCCAGCGATACCGATCCGTCAGGCCGGCAGCTCCAAGACCCGGTGGCAACCTTCACCGCGCCCATCACGGTACTGGCCACCCCCACCAGCCTGGTGCAGACCACCGCCGCCAGTCAGCTGACGTTCGCCGGCCAGGATCTGCAGGCGATCTCCCACGGCGAGCAACACCTCACGGCCCATCAGACCCTTGGGGTGACCGC harbors:
- a CDS encoding PhzF family phenazine biosynthesis protein, producing MTNYRFHLVNVFAETPLSGNPLAVFEDAQGLDDATMQAVARQFNLPEVAFVLPPTQQADARIRIFNATTETLFGGHPTLGTAHVLNVIRQQVNQRVALETNIGVIPVWYENEIWTFQAKTPTYRACNLTPVQLATILGLHVRDIAGTALFVSTGAEQLIIPLANRDAVMRCAPKAHVLEQFAANRSGHAAVYVWYRDEALVSVRFFHTDRGSLIEDHGTGSACANLGGWLLANGVPRPIRLDIRQGHTINRLSTIRLEVDQARHIYVGGRVAYLGAGEMVL
- a CDS encoding PhzF family phenazine biosynthesis protein, with product MLTYRYHIVNVFAEAPLTGNALAVFEYAYEMSDELMLALAQQMNLSETTFIQHSDKAHAKVRIFTPGGELPFAGHPVLGSAEVVSQLNGGLDLMTLETRAAIVPMWFRDGRWSLQVRAATLRRPTASITQLAQMLSLPVTDLKANSFFVDSGNEQLLIRVGSREAVARCQPRPDEMLQHAVNRAGLAKLYVWHRDREQITARFFAIVNGMMIEDPGTGSAAANLGGWLYAHKQVPTRTVIVQGEQIGRPCRIYLEVDEQGRVFVGGRVMRQGAGEIRI
- the mpl gene encoding UDP-N-acetylmuramate:L-alanyl-gamma-D-glutamyl-meso-diaminopimelate ligase, giving the protein MHIHILGICGTFMGGIAVIAKQAGFRVTGCDANVYPPMSTQLEAQGIELIQGFDASQLDLNPDVFVIGNVVTRGNPLMEAILNRGLPYISGPQWLAEQVLQDKWVLAVAGTHGKTTTSSMLAWILEYAGFAPGFLIGGIPQNFGLSARLPGEPVQEPGGRSPFFVIEADEYDTAFFDKRSKFVHYHPRTAILNNLEYDHADIFPDLQAIETQFHHLVRTIPGQGLIVANGKEASLDRVLQRGCWTPTERFGGQQGWQIGTAYDDGFDVMLDGRLQGRLQWALLGEHNQLNALAALAAARHVGVPVEQGIAALAQFQNVKRRMEVRGVEDGVTVYDDFAHHPTAIDTTVAGLRRKVGAARILAVLEPRSNTMKLGTMKDQLPASLRDADMTFCYGANLGWDVASALAPMGARAATFDELDALVTAVVAVARPGDHVLVMSNGGFGGVHSKLLAALKDRAG
- a CDS encoding GGDEF domain-containing protein is translated as MNREVTKCQQNNSRLTIALIDLDFFKHINDKFGHTIGDKVLIHVSNITKAVLRNHDILVRYGGEEFLVLLPDTDLNGAQYLLERLHQVFRNNAMLSEGKRIEISFSTGLAQLGAGENGHALILRADQAMYAAKSAGRNTVVIAPDQASTTG
- a CDS encoding GTP-binding protein, with product MTQSATNKRIPVNLITGFLGSGKTTLIRHLLHQCPPDEHWAVLVNEFGKIGIDGALLAQPGISIKQVPGGCICCVSSPMFRTGLNNLIRQAKPDRILIEPSGLAHPAAIQTMLQDASYRQTLQLGATLALIDPTSLRDGRIYHHPLLKDQLNAADFIIASKTDQATEDDWIVLQHYLATMQPPRQISTAIQHGRLDIVWLDKPGNLPFPRPAPSSPHRPTIAPAPQKAGYGMHHQRSADGIALGWRWPPARQFDLSTMLAWLDTQFALGCLRAKGILHTNEGWIAINHTARERHQTTSEWQQDSRLELIYPPDHSIDIEQLETTLAQI
- a CDS encoding type VI secretion system Vgr family protein, whose product is MSFSLPAIGSLVSPLLTAELDTLHQLLSRPELSQHARLIRIEGTPMPVVVERFVCWEGVNQLGRIEVDVLIDQLLIKPADWLGQELTLTLMDASGQPHARHGCVGSLHELGNDGGVGRLRLTLYPWFAWLASRHDCWLFQNKTVLDIVGEVLKDYPCANWQASVSQPLRTRSLCVQYQESDYAFLSRLLADEGLSFHFEHAADSSSERASAQTAQSPASQCSLRITDQHADWPDCTASPLRFGRVAATLADDRFTRFEATQRVAPASVVVSSWDYDQLHAPVGQAEATLLAGQQPLLQDYDGSGAYRFDDADHAQRIAQLRQLTHAARAQALTGEGAVRALRPGQQFELIEHATLNGRYRVLEIIHEGANNLNTGLRELFSSTGVERGSYRHQLVCLPATLPAMPAPLPKPTAYLQSAIVVGVADDTLTSDREHRVKLQFPWQRGERALAGGLAHPAGNNAPKNEQAITWVRVAEWLAGPNWGSQFTPRMGDEVMVDFIEGDPDRPVIIGSLYNEQDLPPFSAGVDASANHPGTLSGYHSRNLSGSGYNRWVLDDTPGQLRTQLASSQLASELNLGYLIQQPAHSGWRGAYRGSGFELRTDGWGTLRGHQGILLSTHARPQAGSTQLDTAETQATLTATETLLKQLDQTATTHHALPLTSRTSTERLHQQLGHYVGAVNGQPAQQPSDTDPSGRQLQDPVATFTAPITVLATPTSLVQTTAASQLTFAGQDLQAISHGEQHLTAHQTLGVTAGSTASLFTHHGGMKVIAAKAPVSIQAHDDTLHLVSEQALTLTSSQDEIRILAQEQVTLFGGGAEIELKGGDITFKARGKFEVKAASVVFDGPGREIPLLGTLPFDKEKIKDWIEIERKYADGDPVQGAKFTVTYADGTQKSGRLNTEGFAHIDDVPKRGDVQITIGEDARPWVINDDAKDENIDNPAYKQKVTPEQAIELYKKVFGNQS